The proteins below are encoded in one region of Coleofasciculaceae cyanobacterium:
- a CDS encoding NIL domain-containing protein: MKKRVTITVPRTAIQIPLTYRLAKEFNVATNIIRAQVAPNQIGKLVVELQGDIDQIDAAIEWMRMGDFQVFSASGEIAIDEASCVDCGLCTGVCPTQALVLNPETFRLDFRRSRCIVCEQCIPTCPVAAISTNL, encoded by the coding sequence ATGAAAAAACGAGTAACCATAACTGTTCCCAGGACAGCAATTCAAATTCCCCTTACTTATCGTTTAGCCAAAGAGTTTAATGTTGCTACAAATATAATTCGCGCTCAGGTTGCGCCTAATCAGATCGGTAAATTGGTAGTGGAGTTGCAGGGAGACATCGATCAGATTGATGCTGCGATTGAATGGATGAGGATGGGCGATTTTCAAGTTTTTTCCGCCAGTGGCGAGATTGCCATTGATGAAGCTAGCTGCGTGGATTGCGGTTTATGTACGGGGGTATGTCCAACTCAGGCTTTAGTCTTAAACCCAGAAACCTTTAGGTTAGATTTTCGGCGATCGCGCTGTATTGTTTGTGAACAATGTATTCCCACCTGTCCTGTGGCTGCTATTTCTACCAATCTTTGA
- a CDS encoding thioredoxin family protein produces MSEKQPEPSVNNSIRNIIIALAAIILSVALFLGLQTEASDSSLESQVKQSTPLSVALNNHKPTLTEFYADWCTSCQAMAGDLAQIKAEYGDRLNFVMLNVDNTKWLPEMLRYRVDGIPHFLFMNEQGQAIAEAIGEQPRGILEADLEALIANNPIPYANNRGQISQVEAKVTVTNDTTDTRSHGTTVE; encoded by the coding sequence ATGAGCGAGAAACAGCCAGAACCATCAGTTAATAATTCTATTAGAAACATTATAATTGCGCTCGCCGCCATTATTTTAAGCGTTGCTTTGTTTTTGGGTTTACAAACCGAGGCTAGTGACTCATCTTTAGAATCTCAGGTTAAACAATCTACTCCTTTGTCAGTAGCTTTAAATAACCATAAGCCTACCTTGACTGAGTTTTATGCTGACTGGTGTACTAGTTGTCAGGCAATGGCAGGAGATTTGGCGCAAATCAAAGCAGAATATGGCGATCGGCTTAATTTTGTGATGCTCAACGTAGACAACACCAAATGGCTACCTGAAATGCTACGCTATCGAGTTGATGGTATTCCCCATTTTCTATTTATGAACGAACAGGGGCAAGCGATCGCTGAAGCAATTGGCGAACAACCCCGTGGCATCCTAGAAGCTGATTTGGAGGCTCTAATTGCTAATAACCCCATTCCCTACGCTAACAACAGAGGTCAAATTTCTCAGGTTGAGGCCAAAGTAACGGTTACCAATGATACTACTGATACTCGCAGTCATGGAACAACGGTCGAGTAA
- a CDS encoding RNA-binding protein, whose translation MSIYVGNLSYEVNQEDLNEVFTEYGTVKRVHIPTDRETGRVRGFAFVEMESEANEDKAIEALDGAEWMDRQLRVNKARPRETRSSFSGGRNNRF comes from the coding sequence ATGTCAATTTATGTAGGCAACCTATCTTACGAAGTCAATCAAGAAGACTTGAACGAAGTTTTTACCGAGTATGGAACTGTTAAGCGAGTTCATATTCCTACCGATCGCGAAACAGGTCGCGTCAGAGGGTTTGCTTTTGTCGAAATGGAATCAGAAGCCAATGAAGACAAAGCTATTGAAGCTTTAGACGGTGCAGAATGGATGGATCGTCAGTTGCGAGTCAACAAAGCTAGACCTCGTGAAACCAGAAGTTCATTTAGTGGTGGTAGAAACAACCGCTTCTAA
- the glmU gene encoding bifunctional UDP-N-acetylglucosamine diphosphorylase/glucosamine-1-phosphate N-acetyltransferase GlmU, with product MVAVAILAAGRGTRMKSDLPKVLHTLAGRSLVERVLDSCSLLDLDRQMVIIGYQGDKVKQALSHRQGLEFVEQNQQLGTGHAVQQVMSSLKGYQGDLLVLNGDAPLLRPETLQKLVATHQTKQNAATFLTANLPNPLGYGRVFCNGDNLVSHIIEDRDCNIAQKQNRRVNAGIYCFNWQKLAESLPKLSTNNNQQEYYLTEVVDYLSPVMAFDTEDYRETNGINDRRQLSEAYDILQTRIKDNWMKAGVTMIDPSSITIDESVQLEPDVILEPQTHLRGNTTIATGSRIGPGSLVDNSLIGSNVTVLYSVVTDSEIAANTRVGPYSHVRGEVKLGESCRVGNFVEIKKTTVGSNTNIAHLSYLGDATLGDRVNIGAGTITANYDGKQKHPTTIKQGTKTGSNSVLVAPVTLGENVTVAAGSVVTQDVNDNALVVARSRQKEIPDWHSQG from the coding sequence ATGGTAGCGGTAGCAATCTTAGCAGCAGGACGTGGCACTCGCATGAAGTCCGATTTACCCAAGGTGTTGCACACATTAGCGGGGCGATCGCTAGTAGAAAGAGTACTTGATAGTTGTAGCCTACTCGATCTCGATCGACAGATGGTGATTATCGGCTACCAGGGAGACAAGGTCAAGCAGGCTTTAAGTCACCGTCAGGGGTTAGAATTTGTCGAACAAAATCAACAGTTGGGTACTGGTCATGCCGTACAGCAGGTAATGTCTAGTTTAAAGGGATATCAAGGAGATCTGCTGGTCTTAAATGGTGATGCACCTTTACTGCGTCCAGAAACTTTACAAAAACTAGTCGCAACCCATCAGACCAAGCAAAATGCAGCAACTTTTCTAACTGCTAACTTGCCTAATCCTTTAGGGTATGGACGGGTTTTCTGTAACGGAGACAATTTAGTCAGCCACATAATTGAAGATCGCGATTGTAATATAGCCCAAAAACAAAATCGACGGGTAAATGCAGGAATTTATTGCTTTAATTGGCAAAAATTAGCCGAATCATTACCCAAACTGTCAACCAATAACAATCAGCAAGAATATTATTTAACCGAAGTCGTTGACTATTTAAGTCCAGTAATGGCTTTTGATACCGAAGATTATCGTGAAACTAATGGCATTAACGATCGCCGACAGCTATCTGAAGCCTATGATATTTTGCAGACCAGAATTAAAGACAACTGGATGAAAGCAGGGGTAACCATGATTGACCCTAGCAGCATTACTATTGATGAGAGCGTTCAGCTAGAACCAGATGTAATTTTAGAACCTCAGACTCATCTGCGAGGCAATACCACAATAGCCACAGGTAGTCGGATTGGCCCTGGTAGTCTAGTTGACAATAGCTTGATTGGTTCAAACGTGACTGTTTTATATTCAGTAGTTACTGATTCGGAAATAGCTGCTAATACTAGAGTTGGCCCTTATTCCCATGTGCGTGGTGAGGTAAAATTGGGTGAAAGCTGTCGCGTCGGTAACTTTGTTGAAATCAAGAAGACTACTGTAGGTTCAAATACTAATATAGCTCACCTGTCTTATTTAGGGGATGCTACTTTGGGCGATCGCGTTAATATCGGCGCGGGTACAATTACCGCTAACTATGATGGTAAGCAGAAACACCCCACAACCATCAAGCAGGGTACTAAAACAGGCTCTAATAGCGTCTTGGTTGCTCCTGTTACCTTGGGTGAAAATGTTACCGTAGCAGCTGGTTCTGTGGTTACTCAAGATGTTAACGATAATGCTTTAGTGGTGGCGCGATCGCGTCAAAAAGAAATCCCTGACTGGCATAGTCAGGGATAA
- a CDS encoding DUF928 domain-containing protein translates to MFTFSSAISSSAIANETDYFNFPTGRHEGGGTRGEINSCAVEAQNPIPLISKDTSTLTVSDSPELFFHVPDVIQASTLNIVLLNQDDEVVYQNEFDPGYKPGLVSVHLTDNNNSNVLKINDLYHWYLVQECDDVSTPKIVADGSLQRIELNLNLASKLKNASPLEKVKLYREANIGHDAIANLANLKCNIADQSMIAEQLMQLDNLNDNTNLFSQFLNICPSASETDSIVIQ, encoded by the coding sequence ATCTTTACTTTTAGTTCAGCAATTTCTAGTTCAGCTATTGCTAACGAAACAGATTACTTTAACTTTCCTACTGGAAGACATGAAGGAGGAGGCACTAGAGGTGAAATAAACAGTTGCGCTGTTGAAGCCCAAAATCCGATACCACTTATTTCTAAAGATACTTCTACTCTAACTGTATCAGATTCCCCTGAGCTGTTTTTTCATGTACCTGATGTAATACAAGCTTCGACTTTAAATATTGTTTTACTTAATCAAGACGATGAAGTAGTGTATCAAAATGAATTCGATCCTGGCTACAAACCAGGTCTTGTTAGCGTACATTTAACTGACAATAATAATTCTAATGTTCTAAAAATCAATGATTTATATCACTGGTATCTAGTTCAAGAATGTGATGATGTATCCACGCCTAAAATAGTTGCTGATGGTTCGTTACAACGTATAGAACTAAATCTAAATCTAGCTAGTAAACTAAAAAATGCTTCACCGTTAGAGAAAGTAAAGTTATACCGTGAAGCGAATATTGGGCATGATGCGATCGCAAATTTGGCTAATTTAAAATGTAATATTGCTGACCAAAGTATGATAGCCGAACAATTGATGCAGCTTGATAATTTGAACGATAATACTAATTTATTCTCGCAATTTTTAAATATCTGTCCCAGTGCTTCAGAAACAGACTCGATCGTAATCCAGTAA